Proteins co-encoded in one Haloarcula pelagica genomic window:
- a CDS encoding glycosyltransferase family 4 protein: MEILFASGIFPPQSGGPATFVPEIATAFTNRGHTVSVVTNGNPAPETDAKFPFDVVRIPLNGWEGVRFYKQIRTLIGEIRRRDPDLLFSNAFDWQSAIATELTGTPFVVKVVGDMAWERATVRYDLHDDIETFNHNRYSPRIEAIRLLRTAQTRLADRVIVPSEYLADLVASWGIPQSRIVTVYNAIDPSIAPKSEDRADFRLITVCRLVDWKGVEGLLDATARLREQFPEAQLDIVGDGPARGQIASYAERTLPSDAYTLHGRLSHESVLELVSRSRVFALNSTYEGLPHVVLEAMACGTPTVVSDAGGNAEVVIDGETGYVVPQGDGEAFADRIARLLSDETRWQSFSNAGRRRLSNVFDHEQTWDQYEDTLRRTVTASGTESERSIARL; encoded by the coding sequence ATGGAGATCCTCTTCGCGTCTGGTATCTTTCCACCACAGTCCGGAGGGCCGGCAACGTTTGTACCCGAAATCGCGACGGCTTTTACGAACCGCGGACACACGGTTTCGGTCGTCACGAACGGGAATCCAGCGCCGGAGACAGATGCGAAGTTCCCATTCGACGTCGTCCGGATACCGCTGAACGGTTGGGAAGGCGTTCGATTTTATAAACAGATTCGAACTCTGATCGGAGAAATCCGCCGCCGAGATCCCGATCTACTGTTCTCTAACGCCTTTGATTGGCAGTCCGCTATTGCTACCGAACTCACCGGTACCCCGTTCGTAGTCAAAGTTGTGGGTGACATGGCGTGGGAGAGGGCTACTGTCCGATACGATCTGCACGACGACATCGAGACATTCAACCATAACCGGTACAGCCCACGAATCGAAGCGATCCGTCTCCTCAGAACAGCCCAAACTCGTCTCGCTGACCGGGTTATCGTTCCGAGCGAATATCTCGCTGATCTGGTAGCTTCCTGGGGAATTCCACAAAGCCGAATCGTAACCGTGTACAACGCTATCGACCCGTCCATTGCACCGAAATCGGAGGACAGAGCCGACTTCCGGCTCATCACTGTCTGTCGGCTGGTGGACTGGAAAGGCGTCGAGGGACTGCTTGACGCCACGGCTAGACTCCGTGAGCAGTTTCCAGAAGCACAGTTGGATATCGTCGGTGATGGGCCTGCTCGTGGCCAGATAGCATCGTACGCGGAGCGAACGCTCCCGAGTGACGCCTACACGTTGCACGGCCGGTTGTCGCACGAGTCCGTCCTTGAGTTGGTCAGCCGGAGTCGCGTCTTCGCTCTCAACTCGACTTACGAGGGCCTTCCACACGTTGTCCTCGAAGCGATGGCCTGTGGAACGCCCACCGTTGTCTCCGACGCTGGTGGGAATGCAGAGGTCGTTATCGACGGCGAGACCGGGTACGTGGTCCCCCAGGGCGACGGTGAGGCCTTCGCGGACCGAATCGCCCGACTGCTCAGTGACGAGACTCGCTGGCAGTCGTTCAGCAACGCCGGCAGACGACGCTTGTCAAATGTCTTTGATCATGAACAGACTTGGGACCAGTACGAGGACACCTTGAGAAGGACAGTAACCGCGTCGGGAACCGAATCTGAACGGAGCATCGCACGGCTATAG
- a CDS encoding glycosyltransferase, with the protein MCDEGLKVLHVITGINVGGAENHLLSLCRGLTSRGIDVSVAYLRADDDELTSKFREAGCSVISVNMRHDADPAALARLVKHARGAVYDIVHGHLFHGTVYGSVAAVACGSEFIVSKHNDHPFWADQPVKTVHELALKPVDRVICLSDYVREYLLETTQVDPGLVETVHYGLDPTRFDEVSASARRQIHREFDTEEGFLVGTIGRLTEQKNLGILLRSFQEVVGEHPTAKLAVVGRGEEEEQLKALATKLGIDDHIIFTGFREDIPELMHAFDVFVLPSRWEGFGVVFLEAMAARTPVVASDTSAIPEVIGTGEGTAGVLVDSDDTGAFADTINRLLSDAEYRAELGDSGRERLESRFSVPQMVEQIATIYSACTGKQRPSRAGP; encoded by the coding sequence ATGTGCGACGAGGGCCTGAAGGTTTTGCACGTCATCACGGGCATCAATGTCGGAGGCGCCGAGAACCATCTCCTGTCGCTGTGCAGAGGACTGACCAGCCGTGGGATTGACGTCTCTGTCGCATATCTTCGTGCTGACGATGACGAACTCACTAGTAAGTTTCGTGAGGCCGGTTGTAGCGTCATCTCGGTGAACATGAGACACGACGCGGACCCTGCGGCGCTGGCACGATTAGTCAAACACGCTCGCGGTGCCGTGTACGACATCGTTCATGGCCATCTCTTCCACGGGACAGTGTACGGTTCGGTGGCAGCAGTCGCCTGTGGCTCGGAGTTTATCGTCTCGAAACACAACGACCACCCGTTCTGGGCAGACCAACCGGTCAAGACGGTTCACGAACTCGCCCTCAAGCCAGTAGACCGCGTTATCTGTCTCTCCGATTATGTCCGGGAGTATCTTCTGGAGACAACTCAAGTAGACCCGGGCCTGGTAGAGACTGTCCATTACGGCCTTGACCCGACGCGATTCGACGAAGTGTCCGCCTCCGCCAGGCGACAGATCCATCGAGAGTTCGACACCGAGGAGGGGTTTCTCGTCGGAACGATCGGTCGACTCACGGAACAGAAGAATCTCGGCATTCTACTCCGATCCTTCCAGGAGGTCGTAGGTGAACATCCCACGGCCAAGTTAGCTGTCGTGGGCCGAGGTGAGGAAGAAGAACAACTCAAGGCTCTTGCGACCAAACTCGGTATCGACGACCACATCATCTTCACGGGCTTCCGAGAGGACATACCGGAATTGATGCATGCATTCGATGTCTTCGTGCTCCCGTCTCGCTGGGAAGGATTTGGTGTCGTCTTCCTTGAGGCGATGGCCGCACGGACCCCCGTCGTGGCCTCGGACACAAGCGCGATTCCGGAGGTCATCGGTACTGGTGAGGGTACTGCGGGTGTCCTAGTCGATTCCGATGACACTGGCGCGTTCGCCGACACGATCAACAGACTGCTGTCCGATGCAGAGTACCGGGCCGAACTGGGAGACTCTGGTCGTGAACGACTTGAATCACGATTCTCTGTTCCACAGATGGTTGAGCAGATAGCTACCATCTACAGTGCCTGCACAGGGAAACAGAGGCCCTCCCGCGCGGGGCCCTGA
- the asnB gene encoding asparagine synthase (glutamine-hydrolyzing) has product MSEALEHRGPDEEGVFREGPVGLAHRRLSIVDPAGGTQPMANEGGDVIVVFNGEIYNHRSVRNELSNRHEFRSDADTEVILHAYEEYGLEMVTKLKGMFAFAIWDAKTERLVLARDPVGIKPLYVTTGPRPWFASELSALLEAGIDHGGLDRTAIGQYFALGFVPAPRTVFRNVRAVSPGEMHIVDDSGHERMSYYDWSVTARNPSFERAAVELRDKVDRSVRGRLMSDVPLGAFLSGGLDSTVIVGTLAELCEEPVQTYTVGFDEARFDESAAAKIVADYHATDHTEYTVSPADLKAAVPSVVGRLGQPFADQSLIPTHVVSQKSSQDVTVTLSGDGADELFLGYDKYRGEYYSSYYRSLPKPLRSLIENSLSRAPRSRGDRIGEFVRKADKFTRSGTTNPVDRHFEWLRITDEQSATATTVDPLHAGRTAIREWNDRVTPSLPSGRRDSLTQMQAIDTRVALPEQLLHKVDLASMYNSLEVRVPFLSTDIVKYALSLPRQHKMTALSRKRLLRQAFADRIPDEIADRPKRGFDMPVGEWFKSELADEFQDTLGRIDSTVLDTSAVRTVYDEHCKGQAEHGKFLWSVYVYAQWEGRLRASGVID; this is encoded by the coding sequence ATGAGCGAGGCGCTCGAACATCGTGGGCCCGACGAGGAGGGGGTTTTTCGCGAAGGCCCCGTTGGCTTGGCACACCGTCGCCTCTCGATAGTCGATCCGGCCGGGGGCACACAGCCTATGGCCAATGAGGGCGGCGACGTCATTGTAGTGTTCAACGGAGAGATATACAATCACCGCTCCGTCCGAAACGAGTTATCGAACCGGCACGAATTCCGGAGCGACGCTGACACCGAGGTTATCCTCCACGCATACGAGGAGTACGGTCTTGAGATGGTAACGAAGTTGAAAGGGATGTTCGCGTTCGCAATCTGGGACGCTAAGACGGAGCGTCTCGTCCTCGCACGCGACCCGGTAGGAATCAAGCCGCTGTATGTCACCACCGGCCCCAGGCCGTGGTTTGCATCGGAGTTATCCGCACTGCTTGAGGCAGGTATCGACCACGGGGGGCTCGACCGAACAGCCATCGGGCAGTACTTCGCCCTTGGATTCGTTCCTGCGCCACGGACCGTATTTCGGAACGTTCGGGCGGTCTCCCCGGGCGAAATGCACATCGTAGACGACAGCGGTCACGAACGAATGTCGTACTACGACTGGTCGGTCACCGCCAGAAATCCATCTTTCGAACGAGCAGCTGTAGAGTTGCGTGACAAGGTTGACAGATCAGTTCGCGGCCGATTAATGAGCGACGTACCGCTGGGAGCGTTTCTCAGTGGGGGTCTCGATTCTACTGTCATCGTCGGAACGCTCGCGGAGTTGTGCGAAGAGCCTGTACAAACCTACACAGTCGGGTTCGACGAGGCGCGTTTTGACGAGTCCGCTGCTGCTAAAATCGTCGCAGACTATCACGCGACGGATCATACAGAGTACACGGTCAGTCCGGCCGATCTCAAAGCCGCTGTCCCCTCGGTAGTAGGTCGACTTGGGCAACCCTTCGCTGACCAGTCTCTTATTCCAACGCACGTAGTGTCCCAGAAGTCGAGCCAGGATGTGACCGTCACGCTATCGGGAGACGGTGCGGACGAACTGTTTCTCGGGTACGATAAATATCGCGGAGAGTACTATTCGTCGTACTACCGGTCGCTACCGAAGCCACTTCGGAGCCTAATCGAAAACAGTCTATCGCGTGCTCCGCGGTCTCGAGGCGACCGTATCGGGGAGTTTGTCCGGAAAGCAGACAAGTTTACGCGCAGTGGGACAACGAATCCGGTAGACCGGCACTTCGAGTGGCTCCGTATCACTGACGAGCAATCGGCGACAGCGACGACAGTTGATCCGCTTCATGCTGGCCGGACGGCGATCAGAGAGTGGAACGATCGAGTTACTCCGTCTCTCCCGAGTGGCCGACGCGACTCACTCACGCAGATGCAGGCCATCGACACACGGGTCGCCCTCCCGGAACAACTTCTTCATAAAGTGGACCTTGCGAGTATGTACAACTCCCTGGAAGTCCGTGTCCCGTTTCTGTCCACCGACATCGTCAAGTACGCACTGTCGCTGCCGCGCCAACACAAAATGACGGCGCTCTCTCGGAAGCGCCTTCTCAGACAAGCCTTCGCCGACCGTATCCCCGACGAGATCGCCGACCGGCCCAAGCGAGGGTTCGATATGCCAGTCGGGGAGTGGTTTAAATCAGAGTTGGCTGACGAGTTTCAGGACACTCTTGGACGCATCGATAGCACCGTTCTTGACACAAGTGCTGTCCGTACAGTCTACGACGAGCACTGTAAGGGACAAGCCGAACATGGAAAGTTCCTCTGGAGCGTCTACGTTTACGCTCAATGGGAAGGACGACTCCGGGCGTCGGGTGTCATAGACTGA
- a CDS encoding glycosyltransferase family 4 protein gives MRILRVAQKVYPESVGGGQYHVHAMSRDQASAGHDVTVLTTTSRRTSRIRERSGYEVVEVPKGLSIASNDISPSVARYLLRSSSEFDLIHAHSHLYFSTNLAALTRRFGDSPLVVTNHGLYSQSVSEWIFRTYLYSIGRWTFNQADTVFCYSSAEKERLRDIGVKSPIDVVHNGIDVSRFSPSGSARDEIGNRDLTLLFVGRLVQGKRPALAVEALSAALEKYSSLDAELAVVGDGPGRETVQRVANREGITERVSLHGAIPYDEMPAVYRAADLLLLPSRSEGVPRAVLESLASAVPVVTSPLPQLQQLCAVGGRQPDQAEPRGFAEAIRELADDNVRHTLGRSGREYVSTHHDWNETVETTTNRLQGLVKGS, from the coding sequence ATGCGGATCCTCAGGGTCGCTCAGAAAGTATATCCGGAGTCAGTCGGCGGGGGGCAGTACCACGTGCATGCGATGAGCCGTGACCAGGCCAGCGCAGGTCACGACGTGACGGTGCTGACAACTACTTCGAGGCGAACATCCCGAATCAGAGAGCGGTCCGGCTACGAGGTCGTTGAGGTGCCCAAAGGGCTGTCTATCGCCAGCAACGATATTTCACCGTCGGTAGCACGGTATCTTCTACGCAGTTCCTCTGAGTTCGACCTGATCCACGCACACTCCCACCTGTATTTTTCGACAAACTTGGCCGCACTCACGCGAAGATTCGGCGACTCTCCGTTGGTGGTGACGAATCATGGGCTCTACTCGCAGTCCGTCTCGGAGTGGATATTTAGAACGTACCTGTACTCGATCGGACGCTGGACGTTTAATCAGGCGGATACAGTGTTCTGCTATTCGTCGGCTGAAAAGGAGCGGCTCAGGGATATCGGCGTCAAATCACCTATTGACGTCGTTCACAACGGCATCGACGTGTCCCGCTTTTCACCATCCGGGTCGGCCCGAGACGAAATCGGCAACCGGGATCTGACGCTGTTGTTTGTGGGGAGGCTCGTACAGGGAAAACGACCGGCCCTGGCAGTTGAGGCCCTCAGCGCGGCCCTTGAGAAATACTCTTCTCTCGATGCTGAACTGGCTGTTGTCGGAGATGGACCGGGTAGGGAAACTGTCCAGCGTGTTGCTAACAGAGAGGGGATTACCGAACGAGTCTCGCTCCACGGAGCGATTCCCTACGACGAGATGCCGGCTGTGTACCGAGCTGCAGACCTATTATTGCTACCGAGTCGGTCTGAAGGAGTCCCGCGGGCCGTTTTGGAGTCTCTCGCTTCGGCTGTCCCGGTCGTGACGAGTCCGTTGCCACAATTGCAGCAACTCTGTGCCGTCGGAGGACGTCAGCCTGATCAGGCAGAACCGAGAGGGTTCGCGGAGGCGATACGGGAGTTAGCAGACGATAATGTCCGGCATACTCTGGGGCGGTCCGGGCGCGAATACGTCTCGACACACCACGACTGGAATGAGACCGTCGAAACGACAACGAATCGCCTGCAAGGACTCGTCAAGGGAAGCTGA
- a CDS encoding sugar transferase, translating to MIGGWRYRLAGGLGAVTFTVLALALAYQSVIQDLIVLVPFVGDLPIRSATVQEFAFEALTTATIVAVAFAPLYKPQPRRLLDTWLFAVRRTAIAVLALATIGYFDYTYKLPRLTLITAGAVLMATLPAYFVAIRRRPVDGEERTVIVGNAAERIPRISRAADANVVGYVAPQAVKDSEIGMIDGGHVTSVDIPRLGGLSRLEEVLLSHNADTAVLSFAGEDRSELFGALAVCHENGVEAQIHSDYADPVLTNEIDGEPLVDIDLEPWDPQDQVLKRLFDICFAGVGLVVLTPIIAVIAIAIKLEDGGPILYWQERTAVFGKTFTIAKFRSMVPNAESESGATISAEDAGGTDPRVTPVGTVLRTSHLDEIPQLWSVLLGDMSVVGPRPERPSLDADMESAVEEWPNRWFVRPGLTGLAQINGVTGTDPERKLQYDIEYIRQQSLSFDGKIVIRQLYQVLTDAISLLRSDAADTPDTGDDGTPNR from the coding sequence ATGATCGGTGGCTGGCGGTACCGCCTCGCCGGCGGGCTGGGAGCGGTGACGTTCACTGTCCTAGCACTAGCCCTCGCCTACCAGTCAGTAATACAGGACCTCATAGTTTTAGTCCCCTTCGTCGGCGACCTACCGATCCGATCGGCGACAGTGCAGGAATTCGCGTTCGAAGCACTGACGACGGCCACCATCGTCGCCGTCGCGTTCGCCCCGCTGTACAAGCCACAGCCGCGCCGACTGCTCGACACCTGGCTGTTCGCGGTTCGTCGGACGGCCATCGCCGTCCTCGCACTCGCAACGATAGGGTACTTCGACTACACGTACAAACTCCCCAGGCTGACCCTCATCACGGCTGGGGCGGTCCTCATGGCAACACTTCCAGCGTACTTCGTCGCGATCCGCCGACGGCCCGTCGATGGCGAAGAGCGCACCGTGATCGTCGGGAACGCCGCGGAGCGAATCCCGCGAATCAGTCGTGCAGCGGACGCGAACGTAGTCGGGTACGTCGCTCCGCAGGCCGTCAAGGACAGCGAGATCGGGATGATCGACGGTGGCCACGTGACATCGGTCGACATCCCCCGACTCGGTGGCCTCTCGCGACTCGAAGAGGTGTTGCTCTCACACAACGCCGACACGGCCGTCCTCTCCTTTGCTGGCGAAGATCGCTCGGAGCTGTTCGGTGCGCTGGCAGTCTGTCACGAGAACGGTGTGGAAGCACAGATCCACAGCGACTACGCCGACCCCGTCCTGACCAACGAGATAGACGGCGAACCGCTCGTCGATATCGATCTCGAACCGTGGGACCCACAAGATCAGGTCCTGAAACGGCTGTTCGACATCTGCTTTGCCGGTGTGGGTCTCGTAGTGCTCACGCCGATAATCGCCGTCATCGCCATCGCCATCAAACTCGAAGACGGCGGACCGATCCTCTACTGGCAAGAGCGGACCGCGGTGTTCGGCAAGACGTTCACCATCGCGAAGTTCCGAAGTATGGTCCCGAACGCCGAGAGCGAGTCCGGAGCGACGATCTCCGCGGAAGACGCTGGCGGGACCGACCCGCGTGTCACCCCGGTGGGAACGGTGCTGCGGACGAGCCACCTCGACGAGATTCCACAGCTCTGGTCGGTCCTACTGGGTGACATGTCCGTCGTCGGGCCACGCCCGGAACGACCGTCGCTGGATGCGGACATGGAATCGGCGGTCGAGGAGTGGCCAAACAGGTGGTTCGTCCGCCCGGGATTGACCGGACTGGCACAGATCAACGGCGTCACCGGAACGGACCCGGAACGGAAACTCCAGTACGATATCGAGTACATCCGCCAGCAGTCACTCTCGTTCGACGGGAAGATCGTCATCCGGCAACTCTATCAGGTGCTGACGGACGCCATCAGCCTTCTCCGGTCGGATGCCGCGGATACCCCGGACACCGGGGACGACGGCACGCCGAACCGGTAG
- a CDS encoding NAD-dependent epimerase/dehydratase family protein, which produces MARTETPRIAVTGAAGYIGSRVLVELQARHPDWEITAIDNFYEGRLGSVGDVGIDHVDIRDRRRLEDALSGAVVVLHLAAISGVDDCDADPDLAYEVNVQGTDNVAWFCRQTGAALVFPFSMAVVGDPEQFPITVDHPRDPVNWYGRTKLVSERSIDEFAAGAFPAHQYMISNVYGRHAVDGTTVSKPTVVNFFVDRARSGEPLTVYEPGSQSRNFLHVTDVARAYVRSAERLLAQRADGVTGVEKFELASDEDPSVEAVARLVQGAAVERLGVDVPVTLVENPRADDETLVESFTVDTSAARERLGWEAERTVTDAVEAAFE; this is translated from the coding sequence ATGGCCCGCACTGAGACGCCACGGATCGCCGTGACGGGCGCCGCCGGCTACATCGGGAGCCGCGTCCTCGTCGAACTCCAGGCCCGTCATCCCGACTGGGAGATCACCGCCATCGACAACTTCTACGAGGGGCGACTCGGTTCGGTCGGCGATGTCGGGATCGACCACGTCGACATCCGCGACCGTCGACGGCTGGAAGACGCCCTCTCGGGAGCGGTCGTCGTCCTCCACCTGGCTGCGATCTCGGGCGTCGACGACTGCGACGCCGACCCCGACCTGGCCTACGAGGTCAACGTCCAGGGGACCGACAACGTCGCCTGGTTCTGCCGGCAGACCGGCGCGGCGCTGGTCTTCCCGTTCTCGATGGCCGTCGTCGGCGACCCCGAGCAGTTCCCGATCACCGTCGATCATCCACGGGATCCGGTGAACTGGTACGGCCGGACGAAACTCGTCAGCGAGCGATCGATCGACGAGTTCGCCGCCGGCGCGTTCCCGGCCCACCAGTACATGATCTCGAACGTCTACGGCCGCCACGCGGTCGACGGAACCACGGTGTCGAAACCGACCGTCGTCAACTTCTTCGTCGACCGGGCACGCTCCGGCGAGCCACTGACGGTCTACGAACCCGGCAGCCAGTCGCGCAACTTCCTCCACGTCACGGATGTCGCCCGCGCCTACGTCCGGAGCGCCGAACGACTGCTCGCACAGCGGGCCGACGGCGTGACCGGCGTCGAGAAGTTCGAACTCGCGAGCGACGAGGACCCCAGTGTCGAGGCCGTCGCCCGGCTCGTCCAGGGAGCCGCAGTCGAGCGATTGGGGGTCGACGTTCCCGTCACGCTCGTGGAGAACCCGCGGGCCGACGACGAGACGCTGGTCGAGTCGTTCACTGTCGATACCAGTGCGGCTCGGGAACGGCTGGGCTGGGAGGCTGAGCGAACTGTCACGGACGCGGTCGAGGCGGCCTTCGAGTGA
- a CDS encoding NAD-dependent epimerase/dehydratase family protein — MTTDVLVTGGCGYIGSALVPRLVADDRVGEVVVLDNLASGSPRALLGAVDDSLTVRHGDVREYGDVESATRGMDTVIHLAAITGAASTHDRCAETVAVNEDGTENVLTAAGKLGVETVVFASSCNVYGRATSTHVDETVTPDPINPYAETKRDAETLLAEYCEAFGMDGVALRLATNFGYAPGIRFNLVVNDFVFRALTGRPLTVYGDGDNWRPFIHVADAARAYKHAALHPGDWSEHVYNVGSTAENYRIAEIAEIVEEAVGAVEITYLEDEHPGPSYHVDFDRLDSTGFQPRWTLREGVRDLAGRFTDGPH, encoded by the coding sequence ATGACGACCGACGTGCTGGTCACGGGCGGCTGTGGCTACATCGGGAGCGCCCTCGTCCCGCGACTGGTTGCCGACGACCGCGTCGGCGAAGTCGTCGTCCTCGACAACCTGGCCTCTGGCTCCCCGCGGGCGCTGCTTGGCGCTGTCGACGACTCCCTCACGGTCCGACACGGCGACGTGCGCGAGTACGGCGATGTCGAGAGCGCCACCCGCGGGATGGACACGGTGATCCACCTCGCGGCGATCACGGGCGCAGCGAGTACCCACGACCGCTGCGCGGAGACGGTCGCGGTCAACGAGGACGGCACCGAGAACGTCCTGACGGCCGCCGGGAAACTCGGCGTCGAGACCGTGGTCTTTGCCTCCTCCTGTAACGTCTACGGGCGAGCGACCAGCACGCACGTCGACGAGACGGTCACGCCCGACCCGATCAACCCCTACGCCGAGACCAAACGCGACGCCGAGACGCTGCTTGCGGAGTACTGCGAGGCATTCGGGATGGACGGTGTCGCCCTGCGACTGGCGACGAACTTCGGGTACGCGCCCGGGATCCGGTTCAATCTCGTGGTCAACGACTTCGTCTTCCGGGCGCTGACCGGCCGCCCGCTCACCGTCTACGGCGACGGCGACAACTGGCGGCCCTTCATCCACGTCGCCGACGCCGCACGCGCCTACAAACACGCAGCACTACACCCTGGCGACTGGTCCGAGCACGTCTACAACGTCGGGAGCACGGCCGAGAACTACCGGATCGCCGAGATCGCGGAAATCGTCGAGGAGGCGGTCGGCGCGGTCGAGATTACCTACCTCGAAGACGAACACCCCGGCCCGTCCTACCACGTCGACTTCGACCGACTGGATTCGACCGGTTTCCAGCCCCGCTGGACGCTTCGCGAGGGGGTTCGCGATCTCGCCGGGAGGTTCACCGATGGCCCGCACTGA
- a CDS encoding NAD-dependent epimerase/dehydratase family protein, which yields MSILLTGADGYLGWPTALRIATRTDDRVVLVDNLARRRWVGDVGATSATPVASPDRRLDAAREVHDCSNLSFVEGDLVERGFVDELLAVHEPEVVVHAAAQPSAPYSQINGERANYTQHNNMQATRNLLWGLKEHDLTDTHFVETTTTGVYGAPEFPIPEGGATMENQGEADGVPFPNMSGSWYHSTKGFDAQNLRLAHDQFDIPVSDVRTAIVYGTETAETREDDRLKTRFDFDYYFGTVAHRFCAQAVAGYPVTVYGKGKQRKPFVSLEDAIEGLARLALGDADDRPEGLTVYNQVTRAISIVEVAETIADVGGEFDLDVAVEHFENPRDEDETHKMEIENDRYADLIGGQDQTFEDGVRDIFETLTRYSDTIESYEDRFLPGVLADG from the coding sequence ATGTCGATTCTGCTCACCGGCGCCGACGGCTACCTCGGCTGGCCGACGGCGCTCCGGATCGCGACACGAACCGACGACCGGGTCGTCCTGGTGGACAACCTCGCGCGCCGCCGCTGGGTCGGCGACGTGGGCGCGACCAGTGCCACACCGGTCGCCAGCCCCGACCGCCGCCTCGACGCCGCCCGAGAGGTACACGACTGCTCGAATCTCTCCTTCGTCGAGGGTGACCTCGTCGAGAGGGGCTTCGTCGACGAACTCCTGGCTGTCCACGAACCCGAGGTCGTCGTCCACGCTGCCGCCCAGCCCTCCGCGCCGTACTCCCAGATCAACGGCGAGCGGGCCAACTACACCCAGCACAACAACATGCAGGCCACGCGGAACCTCCTGTGGGGCCTGAAAGAACACGACCTCACGGACACGCACTTCGTCGAGACGACGACGACCGGCGTCTACGGGGCACCCGAGTTCCCTATCCCCGAAGGTGGGGCGACGATGGAGAACCAGGGCGAAGCCGACGGCGTGCCGTTCCCAAACATGTCGGGGAGTTGGTACCACTCTACCAAGGGATTCGACGCTCAGAACCTCCGGCTGGCCCACGACCAGTTCGACATCCCCGTCTCGGACGTGCGGACCGCCATCGTCTACGGGACCGAGACTGCCGAGACGCGCGAAGACGACCGGCTGAAGACCCGATTCGACTTCGACTACTACTTCGGGACGGTCGCGCACCGCTTCTGTGCCCAGGCCGTCGCGGGCTACCCGGTCACCGTCTACGGGAAAGGAAAGCAGCGCAAGCCGTTCGTCTCGCTGGAGGACGCCATCGAGGGGCTCGCCCGCCTCGCGCTCGGCGACGCCGACGACCGGCCCGAGGGGCTGACCGTCTACAATCAGGTCACCCGCGCCATCAGTATCGTCGAAGTCGCGGAGACCATCGCCGACGTGGGGGGCGAGTTCGACCTCGACGTGGCCGTCGAGCACTTCGAGAACCCGCGTGACGAGGACGAGACACACAAGATGGAGATCGAGAACGACCGCTACGCCGACCTCATCGGCGGGCAGGACCAGACCTTCGAGGACGGCGTTCGTGACATCTTCGAGACGCTGACCCGGTACAGCGACACCATAGAGTCCTACGAAGACCGGTTCCTGCCAGGGGTCCTCGCCGACGGATGA